One stretch of Chryseobacterium fluminis DNA includes these proteins:
- a CDS encoding aldo/keto reductase, with amino-acid sequence MKLNQIQLGSQGLIVPNIGLGCMGMTGFGDADMYGKTDEKEAIATIHRSLELGGNFLDTADLYGPFKNEQLIAKAIEGNRNAYIIATKFGWEIDDNDQVTWKINGKKEYIKKSVERSLKNLKTDYIDLYYMHRLDKNTPIEETVGAMSELVKEGKIGYIGLSEVSSETVKRAHAVHPFSAVQSEYSLFERTVEEKGVIKTLKELGIGFVAYSPLGRGFLSGNIKTIDDLPENDFRRGIPRFQGEQFHKNIELVKAIESLAKEKNITSSQLALAWIISKGILPIPGTKRRKYLEQNIEASTIEWSEAELQKLESIVPLGTDTGKPYDEFSMGLLDY; translated from the coding sequence ATGAAATTGAATCAGATACAACTGGGAAGCCAGGGTCTAATCGTTCCGAACATCGGTTTGGGGTGTATGGGAATGACAGGTTTCGGAGATGCAGATATGTACGGTAAAACCGATGAAAAAGAAGCGATTGCAACCATTCACCGTTCGCTGGAACTCGGTGGTAATTTTTTAGATACAGCTGATTTATACGGCCCTTTCAAAAACGAACAGTTAATCGCAAAAGCTATTGAAGGAAATCGCAATGCCTATATTATCGCGACAAAATTCGGGTGGGAAATTGATGACAATGACCAGGTGACGTGGAAAATCAACGGAAAAAAAGAGTACATAAAAAAATCAGTTGAACGTTCCCTGAAAAACCTGAAAACAGACTATATCGACCTTTATTATATGCACCGTCTTGATAAAAATACTCCAATTGAAGAAACTGTCGGAGCGATGAGCGAATTGGTAAAAGAAGGGAAAATAGGATATATCGGGTTGTCGGAAGTATCTTCTGAAACGGTAAAAAGAGCGCATGCCGTTCATCCGTTTTCGGCAGTACAAAGTGAATATTCTTTGTTTGAAAGAACGGTAGAAGAAAAAGGAGTGATAAAAACACTGAAAGAACTGGGTATTGGTTTTGTGGCTTATTCTCCGCTGGGAAGAGGGTTTTTATCCGGAAATATCAAGACGATTGATGATTTGCCTGAAAATGATTTCAGAAGAGGAATTCCTCGTTTTCAGGGGGAACAATTTCATAAAAATATCGAATTGGTGAAAGCGATTGAAAGTCTTGCAAAAGAAAAAAATATCACTTCCTCACAACTGGCACTGGCATGGATCATCAGTAAAGGAATTCTTCCTATTCCCGGAACCAAACGCAGAAAATATCTTGAACAGAATATTGAAGCATCAACGATTGAATGGTCAGAAGCTGAACTTCAGAAGCTGGAAAGTATCGTACCGTTGGGAACAGATACAGGTAAACCTTATGATGAATTCAGTATGGGATTGCTGGACTATTAA
- a CDS encoding winged helix-turn-helix transcriptional regulator, which translates to MEKTITVNNSECSKKCSQSLSSVEDALYVIGGKWKLKIIIVLQESGNIRFNELQRSIQGISARVLSNELKDLELNGFVKRVVHAEQTPVIVEYISTDYSRTLKNVIMSLSEWGQTHKRNIREDAF; encoded by the coding sequence ATGGAAAAAACAATTACGGTAAATAATTCTGAATGCAGTAAGAAATGTTCTCAAAGTCTTTCATCTGTTGAAGATGCCCTGTATGTGATCGGAGGAAAATGGAAACTGAAGATCATCATTGTATTACAGGAAAGCGGAAATATCCGTTTTAACGAACTTCAGAGAAGTATTCAGGGTATTTCAGCAAGAGTACTCTCCAATGAGCTGAAAGACCTGGAACTTAATGGTTTTGTCAAAAGAGTCGTTCACGCAGAACAGACTCCGGTTATTGTGGAATATATTTCTACTGATTACAGCAGGACGCTTAAAAATGTAATCATGTCACTTTCAGAATGGGGACAAACCCATAAACGGAACATCAGAGAAGATGCATTTTAA
- a CDS encoding dihydroorotase: MKTLIKNVKIVNEGKIVEGDILIENDLISKIDSRISEETDQVIDGGGKYLLPGVIDDQVHFREPGLTHKGNIETESRAAVAGGITSFIDQPNTVPNAVTQELLADKYEIASEKAYANYGFMMGGTNDNLEEVLKTNPRNVPGVKLFLGSSTGNMLVDNPETLENIFGNTKMLIAVHCEDEATIRANTQKYMDKYGDDIPVKFHHLIRSEEACYLSSSKAVELAEKTGARLHVFHLSTAKETELFRNDIPLKDKKITAEVCVHHLTFTNEDYDTKGGLIKWNPAVKTQKDKDGLWEALLDDRIDVIATDHAPHTWEEKQNVYTKCPSGAPLVQHSLVVMLENYIDGKISLEKIVEKMAHNPAILFRVEKRGFVREGYKADLVLVDLNENWTVEKENILYKCGWSPLEGMNFHSKVTHTFVNGNLVYENGKVNDTKFGERLLFEVAE, translated from the coding sequence ATGAAGACCTTAATTAAAAATGTAAAAATCGTAAACGAAGGGAAGATCGTTGAAGGCGATATTTTAATTGAAAATGATTTAATATCCAAAATAGATTCCCGGATTTCAGAGGAAACTGATCAGGTTATTGATGGCGGAGGAAAATATCTTCTACCCGGCGTCATCGATGATCAGGTGCATTTCCGTGAGCCGGGCCTTACCCATAAAGGCAACATCGAGACCGAATCGCGTGCAGCTGTTGCAGGCGGGATAACTAGTTTTATTGATCAGCCCAATACCGTTCCCAATGCAGTTACCCAGGAATTACTGGCCGATAAATATGAGATTGCTTCTGAAAAAGCCTATGCCAATTACGGTTTTATGATGGGCGGAACCAATGATAATCTGGAAGAAGTATTAAAAACAAATCCGAGAAATGTACCCGGAGTTAAACTTTTTCTTGGTTCTTCCACAGGGAATATGCTGGTAGACAATCCTGAAACGCTGGAGAATATTTTCGGCAATACAAAAATGCTTATTGCTGTTCATTGCGAAGATGAAGCAACCATCAGGGCCAATACTCAGAAATATATGGATAAATACGGTGATGATATTCCTGTAAAATTCCACCATCTGATCAGAAGTGAAGAAGCCTGCTATCTGTCTTCTTCAAAAGCAGTTGAGCTGGCAGAAAAAACAGGAGCCAGGCTTCATGTTTTTCACTTGTCTACCGCAAAAGAAACAGAACTTTTCAGAAATGATATTCCTTTAAAAGATAAAAAAATCACAGCAGAAGTCTGTGTTCATCACCTGACATTCACCAACGAAGATTATGATACCAAAGGAGGATTGATCAAATGGAACCCTGCTGTAAAAACTCAGAAAGACAAAGATGGGCTTTGGGAGGCATTGCTGGATGATAGAATTGACGTAATTGCCACTGACCATGCCCCTCATACCTGGGAAGAAAAGCAGAATGTCTATACAAAATGTCCTTCGGGAGCGCCTTTGGTTCAGCATTCCTTAGTCGTGATGCTGGAAAATTATATCGACGGGAAAATTTCTCTGGAAAAAATTGTTGAAAAAATGGCTCATAACCCTGCGATTCTTTTCAGGGTGGAGAAGAGGGGTTTTGTAAGAGAAGGCTATAAAGCGGATTTGGTTTTGGTAGATTTAAACGAAAACTGGACGGTAGAAAAAGAAAATATCCTTTATAAATGCGGTTGGAGTCCACTGGAAGGCATGAATTTCCACTCTAAAGTGACGCACACGTTTGTCAATGGAAACCTGGTTTATGAAAATGGAAAAGTTAATGATACAAAATTCGGGGAGCGTTTGCTTTTTGAAGTGGCAGAATAA
- a CDS encoding twin-arginine translocase TatA/TatE family subunit: MNTLTILALSWQHILIVAILLVLLFGGKKIPELMRGVGSGIKEFKDAVKEEDKPGAEKKTPSTPPANDPSSSN; encoded by the coding sequence ATGAATACACTAACAATACTTGCCTTATCTTGGCAACATATCTTGATCGTAGCGATACTTCTGGTATTACTTTTCGGTGGCAAAAAAATCCCGGAACTAATGAGAGGAGTAGGTTCAGGTATTAAAGAATTTAAAGATGCAGTGAAAGAAGAAGACAAACCCGGTGCAGAAAAAAAGACGCCTTCTACACCTCCTGCCAATGATCCTTCTTCCAGCAACTAA
- a CDS encoding murein hydrolase activator EnvC family protein has protein sequence MIKKFSFLIGIVMFGLQFGQGPKKEQLQKQNAELKKQIAQINTDLAKTRNESKLSIGYLTNVNKKLVLREKVYSNTQKEKRFIEDDIYLRQLEINRQNRELAVLRKNYAEVLVNAYKNKGVQNKVTFILSAKNMGEAIRRVQYLKQYSDYQDKKAAEITDAANQIKRTIAQKQSSVKAKEQLLINQQKDLTTINIERQQKEQLVAEFKKNEAKLTGDLRQKQAQSKALEGQIRTIIAEEIRKAKAEEEARRKAEAEKIRLAKIAAEREKARIEAEAKARAEALERERLAAEAEARKATELAAKRAEEERKRTEEAARAESNARDEARKVAAKKASEEAAAKAREAANKVTAARAAEAALEKRKEDDKKAAESKAMTNYGVTTVAGSNFADNKGRLGYPADRIGQITHRFGRQPHPVFKNIYEENNGIKISVASGTRAKSVFPGTVSSVIASSDGTKTVMLKHGNYFTIYSNLGSVNVSKGQQVSAGTILGAVGQDFDGSYTLDFQVWNGSSPVDPLGWVSY, from the coding sequence ATGATTAAAAAATTTAGCTTTTTAATAGGTATCGTAATGTTCGGACTTCAATTTGGACAAGGCCCAAAGAAAGAACAGTTACAGAAACAGAATGCCGAGCTTAAAAAACAAATTGCACAAATAAATACAGATCTTGCGAAGACCAGAAATGAGTCTAAGCTGTCGATCGGTTACCTGACGAATGTTAATAAGAAATTGGTTTTAAGAGAGAAAGTTTATTCCAATACTCAGAAAGAGAAAAGATTTATTGAGGATGACATTTATCTTCGTCAGTTGGAGATCAACCGCCAAAACAGAGAGCTTGCTGTTCTCAGAAAGAATTATGCTGAAGTTCTGGTGAATGCTTACAAGAATAAAGGGGTACAAAATAAGGTAACCTTCATTCTGTCTGCGAAAAATATGGGTGAAGCCATCAGAAGAGTTCAATATCTGAAACAATACTCGGATTACCAGGATAAAAAAGCCGCAGAAATTACGGATGCTGCCAACCAGATTAAAAGAACCATCGCTCAGAAACAGTCTTCTGTAAAAGCTAAGGAACAGCTCCTGATCAATCAGCAGAAAGATTTAACCACGATTAACATTGAAAGACAGCAGAAAGAACAGCTTGTCGCAGAGTTTAAAAAGAACGAAGCAAAATTAACAGGTGACTTGAGACAGAAACAGGCGCAGTCAAAAGCTCTTGAAGGACAGATCCGAACCATTATCGCTGAAGAAATAAGAAAAGCAAAAGCTGAAGAAGAAGCAAGGCGAAAAGCTGAAGCAGAAAAAATACGTCTCGCAAAAATCGCTGCAGAAAGAGAAAAAGCAAGAATTGAAGCTGAAGCAAAAGCACGGGCCGAGGCGTTAGAAAGAGAGAGATTGGCGGCTGAAGCTGAAGCAAGAAAAGCAACGGAATTAGCGGCAAAAAGAGCGGAAGAAGAAAGAAAACGTACGGAGGAAGCTGCAAGAGCAGAGTCCAATGCGAGAGACGAAGCCCGAAAGGTAGCGGCCAAAAAGGCTTCGGAAGAAGCGGCTGCAAAAGCAAGAGAAGCTGCCAATAAAGTGACGGCAGCCCGGGCAGCAGAAGCAGCTCTGGAAAAAAGAAAAGAAGACGATAAAAAGGCCGCCGAAAGCAAAGCGATGACCAATTATGGAGTTACCACGGTAGCCGGAAGTAATTTTGCAGATAATAAAGGTAGGTTAGGCTATCCCGCCGACAGGATCGGTCAGATTACTCACCGTTTTGGAAGACAGCCACATCCTGTTTTTAAAAATATCTACGAAGAAAATAACGGTATAAAAATATCGGTGGCTTCCGGTACACGAGCAAAATCTGTATTTCCGGGAACCGTATCTTCAGTAATCGCCAGCAGCGACGGCACAAAAACCGTTATGCTGAAACACGGGAATTACTTCACCATTTATTCAAACTTGGGTAGTGTGAACGTTTCCAAAGGCCAGCAAGTTTCTGCCGGAACGATTCTTGGAGCAGTAGGTCAGGATTTCGACGGGTCTTATACCCTTGATTTCCAGGTATGGAACGGAAGTTCACCAGTTGATCCATTAGGTTGGGTTTCTTATTAA
- a CDS encoding DUF4254 domain-containing protein, with the protein MNFTEIAWAVFNRAIEDYHMFDDVNTLINNPFEKDSLERILYAKNWIDTVQWHLEDIIRDENIDPTEALQLKRTIDASNQKRTDLVEFIDGWFLKKFENITPKPDAKLNTETPAWAVDRLSILALKVYHMSLEAHRESASEEHRASCQKKLDVLLTQKIDLSTSIDQLLADIENGDVKMKVYKQMKMYNDESLNPILYQKGQK; encoded by the coding sequence ATGAACTTTACAGAGATTGCATGGGCCGTCTTCAATCGAGCTATTGAAGATTATCACATGTTTGATGACGTTAACACTCTAATTAATAACCCGTTCGAAAAAGACAGTTTGGAACGGATTTTGTATGCAAAGAACTGGATTGATACCGTTCAATGGCATTTAGAAGATATCATTAGAGATGAAAATATAGATCCGACAGAAGCTCTTCAGCTGAAGAGAACAATAGATGCTTCTAATCAGAAAAGAACTGATTTGGTAGAATTTATAGATGGTTGGTTTCTTAAAAAGTTTGAAAATATAACTCCTAAACCGGATGCAAAATTAAATACCGAAACTCCCGCTTGGGCAGTAGACCGATTATCCATTCTTGCACTAAAGGTTTATCACATGTCATTAGAAGCTCATAGAGAATCTGCTTCAGAAGAACACAGAGCCAGTTGTCAGAAAAAACTGGACGTCCTTCTAACCCAGAAAATTGATCTTTCGACTTCTATTGATCAGTTGCTTGCTGATATTGAGAACGGTGATGTTAAGATGAAAGTATACAAACAGATGAAAATGTATAATGATGAAAGTCTTAACCCAATCCTCTATCAAAAGGGGCAAAAATGA
- a CDS encoding helix-turn-helix domain-containing protein yields MNTIQSVSAFHKLLSLPEPKHPMVSVINLHESVFIEDEVWKGFVSRYYCVALKRNATGKIKYGQQHYDYDKGVLSFTAPNQVQYLDLKTMDCENTGYLLIFHEDFLLKHSLAKTISSYGFFSYAVNEALHLSEEEENNLLEIMYKIDKECQHIDHHTQEIILSQIELLLNYSKRFYERQFITRKSGSHQLLTKFESYLNDYFDKESSDKGLLTVHRIAEAMNLSANYLSDLLRVHTGQNTQQHIHEKLISKAKEKLSTTALSVSEIAYELGFEHSQSFSTLFRKKTNMSPLEFRQSFN; encoded by the coding sequence ATGAACACCATACAGTCTGTTTCAGCATTTCACAAATTGCTGTCTCTTCCTGAACCAAAGCATCCGATGGTAAGTGTGATCAATCTTCATGAAAGTGTTTTTATTGAAGATGAGGTCTGGAAAGGCTTTGTCAGCAGATATTATTGTGTTGCCCTGAAGCGGAATGCCACAGGAAAAATAAAATACGGACAGCAACATTATGATTATGACAAAGGGGTACTGAGTTTTACTGCTCCCAATCAGGTCCAGTACCTGGATCTGAAAACCATGGACTGTGAAAATACAGGATACCTTCTTATCTTCCATGAAGATTTTCTGTTGAAACATTCATTGGCAAAAACGATCTCTTCTTACGGATTTTTCTCCTATGCCGTGAATGAGGCATTGCATTTATCTGAAGAGGAAGAGAATAATTTGCTTGAAATAATGTATAAAATCGATAAAGAATGTCAGCATATCGATCATCATACGCAGGAAATTATTTTGTCACAGATTGAATTGCTGTTAAATTATTCCAAACGGTTTTACGAGAGACAGTTTATTACCCGAAAAAGCGGAAGCCATCAGCTTTTAACTAAATTTGAATCCTATCTGAATGATTATTTTGATAAAGAATCTTCTGATAAAGGACTTTTGACAGTACACCGAATTGCAGAAGCGATGAATCTTTCAGCCAATTATCTAAGTGATCTTTTGAGAGTGCATACCGGACAGAATACCCAACAGCATATTCATGAAAAACTGATCAGCAAGGCAAAAGAAAAGCTTTCAACAACAGCACTTTCGGTGAGCGAAATTGCGTATGAATTGGGATTTGAGCATTCTCAGTCTTTCAGTACACTCTTCAGAAAGAAAACCAATATGTCGCCGTTGGAATTCAGGCAGTCCTTCAATTGA
- a CDS encoding FMN-dependent NADH-azoreductase — translation MRNILHIISSPRKEVSASRKLGNAVIEKIQEKYSDSVVRERDLTQNPVPFLEEEHIITFFSPAENHSPEQQSINRYSEDLISELKEADIIVIDSPMYNFSVPATLRAYFDFTSRAGYTFKYDENGPKGLLNDKKLYIAFTSGNIYSEGPYQIYDSNVPYIKNIFGFYGVSDVSVFRAEGLSIPGIQETSLEKAIEEITID, via the coding sequence ATGAGAAACATACTTCACATTATTTCAAGCCCGAGAAAGGAAGTTTCGGCAAGTAGAAAATTAGGAAATGCTGTTATCGAAAAGATTCAGGAAAAATATTCTGACAGTGTTGTAAGGGAACGTGATCTTACCCAAAATCCGGTTCCGTTTTTAGAAGAAGAACATATTATTACTTTCTTTTCACCGGCAGAAAACCATTCGCCAGAACAGCAATCTATCAACAGATATTCTGAAGATTTAATTTCTGAGTTGAAGGAAGCTGATATTATTGTTATCGATTCGCCAATGTACAACTTCTCTGTTCCTGCAACTTTGCGGGCTTATTTCGACTTTACCTCAAGAGCAGGATATACTTTTAAATATGATGAAAACGGACCTAAAGGTTTGCTGAATGATAAAAAACTGTATATTGCTTTTACGTCGGGAAATATTTATTCTGAAGGTCCTTATCAGATCTATGATTCTAATGTTCCGTATATTAAAAATATTTTTGGTTTTTACGGAGTTTCTGATGTCAGTGTCTTCCGTGCAGAAGGTTTGTCGATTCCGGGAATCCAGGAAACTTCTTTGGAAAAAGCGATTGAAGAGATTACGATTGATTAA
- a CDS encoding oligosaccharide flippase family protein: MYKKLLGQTIIYGVGAIAPRIILFILNPLLIYKIPNEGFAVFTQLYAWISFVNIMLSFGFETAYFRFSAEDGNEKKTFNTSFWFLFSTSTLFLALCYLFNQPIADYAGYHDHPEYIKWFALIAFFDNLLVIPFAWLRFHNKPVKYSAVRIIQAVFQAFFTAALFFWIPQSISKGLGLNQNVDYPFFSNLAGSALGFLLLLPIIIKVRFQFITSLFARMIRYSFPLMLAGLAFMVNENFDKSIQRNHISDEEAGAYGGCYKLAVLMTLFVTAYRMGIEPFFFKQMDKGDAKKTYAKVAEYFAFFACAVALGIIANIAWLKDVFIPNKSYWIAIDIIPIIVVANLCFGIYYNFSTWYKVTDRTSIGTVISWLGAGINIALNLLALNYFHSMIGSAWATFGAYAVMMIVSYLLGQKYYPIPYRMKKMSFFLILLGVFSLIIVKYLNYHIVTSNLLFLIFIGILAYSEKDMLLSKIRKN, translated from the coding sequence TTGTACAAGAAACTATTAGGGCAGACCATCATCTACGGAGTAGGAGCCATAGCGCCCAGAATAATACTTTTTATTCTTAATCCACTTTTGATCTACAAAATTCCCAATGAAGGTTTTGCGGTTTTCACACAGCTGTATGCATGGATTTCGTTTGTTAATATTATGCTTTCTTTTGGTTTTGAAACGGCTTATTTCAGATTCTCAGCAGAAGATGGAAATGAAAAGAAAACTTTCAATACTTCATTTTGGTTTCTGTTTTCAACCTCCACCCTATTCCTGGCTCTTTGTTATTTATTCAACCAGCCGATAGCAGATTATGCAGGTTACCATGACCATCCTGAATATATTAAATGGTTTGCACTAATCGCCTTTTTTGACAATTTACTGGTGATTCCGTTTGCATGGCTGCGTTTTCATAACAAGCCGGTCAAATATTCTGCCGTGAGAATTATTCAGGCAGTTTTTCAGGCGTTTTTCACGGCAGCTTTATTCTTCTGGATTCCACAAAGTATCTCAAAAGGCTTGGGTTTAAATCAGAATGTAGATTACCCGTTTTTCAGTAATCTTGCCGGAAGCGCTTTAGGCTTTTTATTACTGCTTCCGATCATCATAAAGGTAAGATTTCAGTTCATAACCTCTTTATTTGCCCGGATGATCAGATATTCGTTTCCTTTAATGCTGGCAGGGCTGGCCTTTATGGTGAATGAAAACTTCGATAAATCTATACAGAGAAACCATATATCAGATGAAGAGGCCGGTGCTTATGGAGGCTGTTATAAGCTGGCGGTACTGATGACCTTATTTGTTACGGCTTACAGAATGGGTATTGAACCGTTCTTTTTCAAACAGATGGATAAAGGGGACGCAAAAAAAACCTATGCAAAGGTGGCTGAATATTTTGCTTTTTTTGCCTGTGCCGTAGCCTTAGGAATCATTGCCAATATTGCCTGGCTGAAAGACGTTTTTATACCCAATAAATCTTACTGGATCGCTATAGATATCATTCCGATCATTGTTGTGGCCAATCTTTGCTTCGGGATCTATTACAACTTTTCAACCTGGTATAAAGTAACCGACAGGACCAGTATAGGAACTGTTATCTCATGGCTCGGAGCGGGAATCAATATCGCACTGAACCTGTTGGCACTGAACTATTTCCACAGTATGATCGGTTCTGCATGGGCCACTTTCGGGGCCTATGCCGTTATGATGATTGTATCCTATCTGTTGGGGCAGAAATATTATCCTATCCCCTACAGAATGAAAAAAATGTCGTTTTTCCTGATATTACTCGGCGTATTCAGTCTTATTATTGTGAAATATCTAAACTATCACATCGTAACCAGTAATTTATTATTCTTAATTTTTATCGGAATTTTGGCATACTCCGAAAAAGACATGCTGCTTTCCAAAATCAGGAAAAATTAA
- the ribA gene encoding GTP cyclohydrolase II has translation MIKIQAEANVPTEHGTFRMIAFSENENDWMPHMAIIADTTDFSKPVNVRFHSECITGEVFHSKKCECGQQLDAAMKYIHENGGIIIYLRQEGRNIGIINKLKAYSLQEKGFDTVEANLKLGLPADDRNFGVAIEILNILDIKDINLLTNNPEKIKYVKESNIHLNSRIPLQIAANEVSRGYLQTKKDYFGHLLDENDN, from the coding sequence ATGATTAAAATTCAGGCGGAAGCCAATGTTCCGACGGAACACGGTACCTTCCGAATGATTGCTTTTTCCGAAAACGAAAACGACTGGATGCCCCATATGGCTATTATTGCCGATACTACAGATTTCTCTAAACCTGTAAATGTACGTTTTCATTCAGAATGTATCACCGGAGAAGTTTTCCATTCAAAAAAATGTGAGTGTGGTCAACAGTTAGATGCTGCAATGAAATATATCCACGAGAACGGAGGAATTATTATTTACCTTCGTCAGGAAGGGAGAAATATTGGAATCATTAATAAGCTTAAGGCTTATTCTCTTCAGGAAAAAGGATTTGATACAGTAGAAGCTAATCTGAAACTGGGGCTTCCCGCTGATGACAGAAACTTCGGGGTTGCTATTGAGATTTTAAACATATTGGATATAAAAGATATTAATCTGCTAACCAATAATCCTGAAAAGATAAAATATGTAAAGGAAAGCAATATTCATCTTAACTCAAGAATTCCTTTGCAAATTGCTGCCAATGAAGTAAGCAGAGGATATTTACAGACTAAAAAAGATTATTTTGGTCATTTACTCGACGAGAATGATAATTAA
- a CDS encoding sugar phosphate nucleotidyltransferase: MKIIVPMAGRGSRLRPHTLTVPKPLIPIAGKPIVQRLVEDIAKVAGEKIEEVAFIIGDFGPEIEKSLLQIAEKLGAKGSIYYQNDPLGTAHAIKCAEQSMTGDVVIAFADTLFRADFILDKNSDGVIWVKSVEDPSAFGVVKLDNYGFITDFVEKPATFVSDLAIIGIYYFNSAEKLMDEINYIMDNNIKNGGEYQLTTALENLRAKGAKFTLGKVNDWMDCGNKNATVETNSKILDYEKEEMLNYPASAVIENSLIIQPCFIGENVKISNSKVGPGVSLGNNTIIVNSNIENSLIQENTRINHGNLSNSMIGNSAQYFGVSREISLGDYSVLDFLSK; encoded by the coding sequence ATGAAAATTATTGTTCCTATGGCTGGGCGTGGTTCCAGATTACGCCCACATACCTTAACGGTTCCAAAACCTCTTATTCCTATCGCCGGAAAACCTATCGTACAACGACTGGTAGAAGATATTGCTAAAGTTGCAGGAGAAAAAATTGAAGAAGTAGCATTTATCATCGGAGATTTTGGTCCGGAGATTGAAAAATCTCTGTTACAGATTGCCGAAAAATTAGGAGCAAAAGGAAGCATCTATTACCAGAATGATCCTCTGGGCACCGCTCATGCGATCAAATGTGCCGAACAATCGATGACAGGAGATGTGGTGATCGCCTTTGCAGACACCCTTTTCCGTGCAGACTTTATTTTAGATAAAAACTCCGATGGAGTGATCTGGGTGAAAAGTGTTGAAGATCCTTCTGCATTCGGAGTTGTAAAATTGGACAACTACGGTTTTATTACCGACTTTGTCGAAAAACCGGCAACTTTCGTTTCAGATCTGGCTATTATCGGTATCTATTATTTTAACAGTGCCGAAAAACTGATGGATGAGATTAATTACATCATGGATAATAATATTAAAAATGGTGGCGAGTATCAGTTAACAACAGCACTGGAAAACCTTAGAGCGAAGGGGGCAAAATTTACTTTAGGAAAAGTAAATGACTGGATGGACTGCGGGAATAAAAATGCTACCGTCGAAACAAACAGCAAAATCCTGGACTACGAAAAAGAAGAAATGCTGAATTATCCTGCTTCTGCAGTTATTGAAAACTCACTCATCATACAGCCATGTTTTATCGGTGAAAATGTAAAGATTTCCAATTCTAAAGTAGGTCCTGGCGTTTCACTGGGAAATAATACCATCATTGTGAATTCAAATATTGAAAACTCATTGATTCAGGAAAACACAAGGATTAATCACGGCAATCTTTCCAATTCGATGATTGGAAATTCGGCTCAGTACTTCGGGGTATCCAGAGAGATCTCATTAGGAGATTATTCCGTTTTAGATTTTTTATCTAAATAA
- a CDS encoding DUF4292 domain-containing protein, giving the protein MKNWIPLIVLLFVVTSCKTRNASRKKDNPIKTDSTYVTGNGNNPKDANEPVRDKLTFYEHVLVPPKFDQIKINSKVNVETGSFIPTLDATIYIENNKKVWMNLSALLFNVARGIATPEGIKGQDKTSRTYIDSDFDYLNNLLNVNFIDYKSLEKILMGRTFVKITDSQFTLTKNARGFKLVSNTNQKIVTDDKTREYKIVLQYDTNYDLLSVNLRDVLSPDELEISYSNWDELSGIRLPKNVKIIIKGSKSSQILLENTKFDFSRMETPYSVPSSYKKIEIK; this is encoded by the coding sequence ATGAAAAATTGGATTCCGCTAATAGTATTACTTTTCGTGGTGACTTCCTGCAAAACCAGGAATGCCAGCCGGAAAAAAGACAACCCTATAAAAACAGACAGCACTTATGTTACCGGTAACGGTAATAATCCAAAGGATGCCAATGAACCGGTAAGAGACAAACTTACATTCTATGAACACGTATTGGTTCCGCCAAAATTTGATCAGATCAAAATCAACAGTAAAGTAAATGTAGAAACAGGCAGTTTTATTCCAACCCTTGATGCAACGATCTATATTGAAAATAATAAAAAGGTCTGGATGAATCTGTCAGCTCTCCTATTTAATGTTGCACGTGGAATTGCCACTCCTGAAGGCATTAAAGGCCAGGATAAAACCAGCAGAACGTACATTGATTCGGATTTTGATTACCTGAATAATTTACTGAACGTTAATTTTATCGATTACAAATCTCTAGAGAAAATTTTAATGGGCCGGACTTTTGTAAAAATTACAGATTCTCAGTTTACCCTCACAAAAAATGCCCGGGGATTTAAATTGGTCTCCAATACTAATCAAAAGATTGTAACAGACGATAAAACCAGAGAGTATAAAATTGTTTTACAGTATGATACGAATTACGACTTATTAAGTGTCAATTTAAGAGATGTCTTATCTCCTGACGAATTGGAAATTTCATACAGCAACTGGGATGAATTGAGTGGAATACGTCTTCCAAAAAATGTTAAAATAATTATAAAAGGCTCAAAATCTAGTCAGATTTTACTGGAAAATACGAAATTTGACTTTTCGAGGATGGAAACACCCTATTCTGTACCGTCCAGTTACAAGAAAATTGAGATTAAATGA